The following is a genomic window from Miscanthus floridulus cultivar M001 chromosome 14, ASM1932011v1, whole genome shotgun sequence.
TTTGTGAAGCCGTGGTTTCTTGTACTCAGAATGTCTTGTCTACTTATAAAAGTACTCCCTTCAATCAAATTTTTAATATTGTACTTGTTTTCCTCTTGTACTATAATATAAGTAGCAATATTTCTGCAGCAAGGTTCTAACTTGAAGCCTACGTCCAtgcttatctttttttttttcattggTTTTATTTCAGTTGTGATGGTGGGTGTCTGAGGTCTTTCCACCTAACTGAAGAACATGGTGAGGGTTCAAAGTGCCCATCCCTTGAAATTAATAGTGAAGAAGCAAAGGTATCTCTTAATTGAGTTGTTGACTCTTTAAATTCATGCTTGCAATTGCCTCATGTTTTCTATTTGATAACTCAGATGATAATTGATAAGAAAGACTTCATATGCAAGAACTGCAAGTATAAGAAACATCAATGTTCTTCCTGTGGATTATTGGGGTCTTCAGACTTGTCATCGGGAGCCGAGGTCGGTATAACTTGTATGTTTGATTATGTTACATTGGCTTTtgaattcatatatatattttttaaatgaAGAAACAACATAAGGTATAACTGAAACAGTGTAAAAAGGGACAGCTCAATTCTTGTACAAAGAAAAAAATGCACAAGTATTTCATGATTCCATTTTCCATTGGCATATGCTCCAAATGTTTCAGAAATTTGATTTATGTATGTTCTCATGTGAACAGatgtaattaattattcattGCTTGTCAGGTATTCCAATGTAAGGACTATAACTGTGGGCATTTTTACCACCCTAACTGTGTTTCCAAACTGCTGTACCCTGATGACAAACTCCGGGCCTGCCATTTTGAGCAGTATGTTGCTGCTGGACTGAAGTTCCTCTGTCATGTCCATAAATGTAGTGTCTGTCATGGAGCAGAGAAGAGGGATGATAAGAATATGCAATTTGCAGTATGCAGACTCTGCCCAATTACATATCACCGGAAATGTTTACCCAGGTTTTCCCTTATACTGGAGAATTTATGAGGCCTCTGTAATCCTCCTCCTTGTCCCTTTGTTAATACCTATTGATGAAACCTGTACTACTCTCCTTGTTTGTCCTTGTTTTTCCAGTGATATCCCTTTTGAAGCAAAGGAAGGTCCAAATGGTTACATTTTTCAAAGGGCATGGGATGGCATTCTTCGTGATAGGATTCTGATATACTGCATGTATGTTAATTCGATCACCTTCGTCAACTATCTACTATGCACGAGTTTCTAAATTTTGTTGAATCTTTGCAGGAAGCATGAGATAGTAAAAGAGCTAGAAATTCCCAGGAGGAAACTTATCATCTTTCCCGATGACAAAAATCTTTGTGTGCCAAAAGGTCCTGAAAGTGCACCCAAGGAACAAGATACACTGGCTGAAGAAGAGCTGCTTGACCACCCATCATCTGAACCATCTCAGTCTCTGCCATCTGCAGCTGCCCAGAATCAATGTTTCTGCTCCAATCCTATGGACTCATTTGcaccaaaatctttgtttccACATCCATACCCAGGTTCATGTGGTTGGCTTGGTGATTGACCATGTGGCCTTTCTGCCCCTTGTAAACAATACCAACAGCGACAGGTCCTTTGCAAAGCGCAAAGACATTGGTAGCTTGGCTTTGTTAGACATAAAAAAAACCTAAGTTATAGTATACCCTATCCGAGTGCAAGCGATGTCTTACTGGTCCTATCTGCAGTGACGGTTGATGCTGATCAGATCAGGCAGGAATTGCTTAGAGCTAGGTCTTTGAAACCATATGACATGTATATAGATAGCCTGCCAGGGGTTATAAAACCTGGAGTTGGAATACTGCTATC
Proteins encoded in this region:
- the LOC136505127 gene encoding protein ENHANCED DOWNY MILDEW 2-like, yielding MNQVESSVSEFLTPRSARDVKRKSKKRRKAQHDDGDDVCAICDDGGYVTCCDGGCLRSFHLTEEHGEGSKCPSLEINSEEAKMIIDKKDFICKNCKYKKHQCSSCGLLGSSDLSSGAEVFQCKDYNCGHFYHPNCVSKLLYPDDKLRACHFEQYVAAGLKFLCHVHKCSVCHGAEKRDDKNMQFAVCRLCPITYHRKCLPSDIPFEAKEGPNGYIFQRAWDGILRDRILIYCMKHEIVKELEIPRRKLIIFPDDKNLCVPKGPESAPKEQDTLAEEELLDHPSSEPSQSLPSAAAQNQCFCSNPMDSFAPKSLFPHPYPGSCGWLGD